From one Spartobacteria bacterium genomic stretch:
- a CDS encoding dTMP kinase, whose product MERGRFITFEGPEGSGKTTQANRLMTRLQEKGFTVLYTREPGGTRTGEAIRGILQYNKAEEPIVDACEVLLFAASRAQLVQRVIIPALEQGTWVISDRFMDSTTVYQGYGRGFEVDKLLAINAFAVREAVPDLTLLLDVDVELGFQRLAERLLRNGGKKDRIELEDREFHERVRSGYLNLAKRWPERFTTIAGAGKTEDVTEQVWECVAREFNL is encoded by the coding sequence ATGGAACGTGGCAGATTTATAACATTTGAAGGTCCTGAAGGCAGTGGTAAAACCACGCAGGCCAATCGTTTAATGACCCGATTACAGGAGAAAGGTTTCACCGTGCTGTATACGCGGGAGCCGGGCGGAACACGAACGGGCGAGGCGATTCGCGGTATTCTGCAATATAACAAAGCCGAAGAACCCATAGTTGATGCATGCGAAGTGCTCCTTTTTGCTGCCAGTCGGGCACAGTTGGTGCAGCGGGTGATTATTCCGGCACTGGAACAAGGCACATGGGTTATTTCAGATCGCTTTATGGATTCTACGACCGTTTATCAGGGCTATGGTCGAGGATTTGAAGTAGATAAGTTGTTGGCCATAAACGCCTTTGCTGTACGGGAAGCCGTCCCTGATCTTACCTTGCTGCTGGATGTTGATGTCGAACTTGGTTTTCAGCGGCTAGCGGAGCGGCTGTTGCGAAACGGCGGTAAAAAGGATCGCATTGAGCTGGAAGATCGGGAATTTCATGAACGGGTACGCTCCGGTTATTTGAATTTAGCAAAACGCTGGCCCGAACGATTTACGACCATCGCCGGCGCAGGAAAAACAGAGGATGTGACGGAACAGGTATGGGAATGTGTGGCTCGTGAATTCAACCTCTAA
- a CDS encoding cysteine--tRNA ligase codes for MAFHVLNTLSRQLEKFEPIESGKVGMYTCGPTVYNYAHIGNFRAYVFEDLLRRYLSFCGYDVTQVMNLTDVDDKTIKGSIAEGVALNDYTKTYKEAFFSDLKLLNIVPAERYPAATDHIGEMIRLIRILMEKGVAYQSEDGSVYFSISRYEPYGKLAHLDKEGLRAGARVAQDEYDKENLADFALWKAWDERDGDVVWNSPWGRGRPGWHIECSAMAMKYLGPSLDIHTGGVDNIFPHHEDEMAQSEAATGQPFSRYWMHCAHLVVDGKKMSKSLGNFYTLRDIIEKGYTGREIRYVLISTHYRQSLNFSFDALHAARAALRRLDEFQARLQNISREAVETLTADFIVKCRENFVAGMDDDLNISKALAAVFELVHEGNRRMDEDALTAEDAGEIQNLLQQFDDVLGFVISDVEETADASVWTLVEARRQARKNKDWAEADRVRDAILAKGWIVKDTPDGPKVQRK; via the coding sequence ATGGCTTTTCATGTATTGAACACCTTATCGCGGCAGTTGGAGAAATTTGAGCCCATAGAATCGGGTAAAGTAGGTATGTATACCTGTGGCCCAACGGTTTATAATTATGCGCATATTGGTAATTTTCGTGCCTATGTGTTTGAGGATTTATTGCGGCGCTATTTGAGTTTTTGCGGTTATGATGTCACCCAGGTGATGAATCTGACAGATGTAGATGATAAAACCATTAAAGGTTCCATTGCCGAGGGTGTGGCACTCAACGACTATACCAAGACCTATAAAGAGGCCTTTTTCTCTGATTTGAAATTACTGAATATTGTTCCTGCGGAACGGTACCCTGCGGCAACAGATCACATCGGTGAAATGATCAGGCTGATTCGCATACTCATGGAAAAAGGGGTGGCCTATCAGTCAGAAGACGGCTCGGTTTACTTCAGCATTTCCCGCTATGAGCCCTATGGCAAGCTGGCGCATCTGGACAAAGAGGGATTACGCGCCGGAGCCCGCGTGGCACAGGACGAATACGACAAAGAAAATCTTGCCGATTTTGCCTTGTGGAAAGCCTGGGATGAGCGCGACGGTGATGTCGTGTGGAATTCTCCTTGGGGCAGGGGGCGGCCGGGCTGGCACATCGAATGTTCCGCCATGGCTATGAAATATCTGGGTCCCTCATTAGATATTCACACGGGCGGGGTTGATAATATATTCCCTCATCATGAAGATGAAATGGCCCAGAGTGAAGCCGCTACGGGACAACCTTTTTCTCGTTATTGGATGCACTGCGCGCACTTGGTGGTTGATGGCAAGAAGATGTCCAAATCACTAGGAAACTTCTATACGTTGCGGGACATCATTGAAAAAGGATATACAGGACGGGAAATACGCTATGTATTGATCTCGACTCATTATCGTCAGAGCCTGAATTTTAGCTTTGATGCATTGCATGCCGCGCGTGCGGCCTTGCGTCGATTGGACGAATTTCAGGCGCGTCTCCAGAACATTTCGAGGGAAGCCGTCGAGACCTTGACGGCTGACTTCATCGTGAAATGTCGCGAAAATTTTGTGGCGGGCATGGATGATGATTTAAATATTTCTAAAGCTCTTGCAGCTGTTTTTGAACTGGTTCACGAGGGGAACCGGAGGATGGATGAGGACGCGCTGACTGCGGAAGATGCTGGAGAAATTCAGAATCTGCTGCAGCAGTTCGATGATGTGCTTGGCTTCGTAATTTCCGACGTCGAAGAAACGGCCGATGCATCCGTCTGGACGCTGGTTGAAGCACGCCGGCAGGCACGGAAGAACAAAGACTGGGCGGAAGCGGATCGTGTACGTGATGCCATTCTTGCAAAAGGATGGATTGTCAAAGATACGCCCGACGGGCCGAAAGTACAAAGAAAGTAG
- a CDS encoding DNA polymerase III subunit delta' produces MNSTSNRLSESLQCFERCRRAGKMAHAYIIDADPRGAGTAWAKGVAQRLMCTSDHPPCGRCSACRRVEHFSHANILVIEPVKKSRVIGVEAMRETLKWLASSAFEGGWKMLIIFDADRMNDQSANAFLKTLEEPPPQTMMLLLTQAPHALLPTIKSRCQTISLPEPQLKQRTDWSEPLNEMLAAKLCSPLDATRLAGQLMALLSGIRSTIESEEKQHDDDIENDVAQARIESSVRKTRAEIMRYVLLWQRDLLLLALHSPQTAIFHSDMLPALTAQSANMTVFQGQERIRQTEEMMERLDRLSKPEMPILESAFTLMSMV; encoded by the coding sequence GTGAATTCAACCTCTAATCGCTTATCGGAAAGTCTTCAATGCTTTGAACGCTGTCGCCGTGCCGGGAAAATGGCTCATGCCTACATCATCGATGCCGATCCGCGAGGGGCAGGAACGGCATGGGCGAAAGGTGTGGCACAGCGTTTGATGTGTACGTCAGATCATCCGCCTTGCGGGAGGTGTTCAGCCTGTCGTCGCGTTGAACATTTTTCACATGCGAATATCTTAGTCATAGAACCCGTAAAGAAAAGCCGGGTTATCGGCGTTGAAGCCATGCGTGAAACACTTAAATGGCTGGCGTCATCAGCGTTCGAAGGCGGATGGAAGATGCTGATTATTTTTGATGCAGACCGCATGAATGATCAGTCGGCGAATGCGTTTCTCAAAACATTGGAAGAACCGCCGCCGCAGACCATGATGCTGTTGTTAACACAGGCCCCGCATGCCCTGCTTCCCACAATTAAATCGCGCTGTCAGACGATTTCACTGCCGGAGCCGCAGCTGAAGCAGAGGACCGACTGGAGCGAACCGCTGAACGAGATGCTGGCGGCGAAGCTGTGCAGTCCTCTGGATGCCACAAGGCTTGCCGGACAACTGATGGCATTGCTGAGTGGTATCCGGTCAACCATCGAATCCGAGGAAAAGCAGCACGATGACGACATAGAAAACGATGTTGCTCAAGCAAGGATTGAATCGTCCGTACGAAAAACCCGCGCAGAGATCATGCGGTACGTGCTGCTGTGGCAGCGTGATTTACTGTTGCTTGCGCTGCATAGTCCTCAAACGGCGATATTTCATTCTGATATGCTGCCTGCGCTGACCGCGCAGTCGGCAAACATGACCGTCTTTCAGGGGCAGGAGCGAATTCGGCAGACAGAAGAAATGATGGAAAGACTTGATCGATTGTCGAAGCCGGAAATGCCTATTCTTGAATCTGCATTTACTCTGATGTCCATGGTCTAA